In the Campylobacter sputorum subsp. sputorum genome, AAAGCAACAGGATTTGGAACATTTGCAAAACTATAAGCATCAATTAAACTCTTGCTATTAATATCAAGTTTTAAAATAGTAGAGTAGTTTTTGCTTAGCAAATATGCACAATCATCCAAAATATCCACGCCAACTATATAAAATTCGCCCAAATTTCTATTTTCATCAATGCTTAAATTTCCTCCTATTTTTGGTATATACTCTTCAAGTATCATTTTATCATCGCCGTCAAAAACAGCAACACTCCAATAATCTCTCACATCATTTGGCACACTCGCACTTAAAAATATATTTTTGCTCTCATCATAATCAAAGTCCAAAATATATTGCTGCTTCGCTCTAAGAGTAAAAAATCTATTTTTTTCTTTAAGTTTCCACTTATCATAGCCTTTTAAAAGATGTTTCCACTGCTCATTTTGCTCCTTTTTATCATTTATATCAATCGGTTCGTAAATAACAAAACTTTTATTATAGCTTATCATCCCAACAGCACCTTTACACCAAGTTGCCCCTACGGTTTTTTCCATTTCTAGCATAAAATGTCTATCATGTTTGGCATACCTTAAAGGCTTGAAATTTTCATCAGTGATATAAAATTCATTTTCTTTGCTAACTACGGCAAATTGCTTTGTAGCACTATCATAATCAGCTCCTAAAATAGCATTATCGTTTTCTAAATTTATGCTTATTTCTAAAACAGCAGGATTTAAAGCCGTAACTCCTTTTAAGGGTGAGTTTTGACTACTTAAATCAAACTCAAATCCAAAACTAAAACTTACAATGCAAATTAAATAAAATAATTTTTTCATAATCTCTCCTTAAATCACCATTATTCAGGCAAATCTGGAAGTTCTGGGTTCCAGTCAAATCTAAAGTCAAATGTACTTTCCCAGTGATCTTTTTCCCAAAACCATTTATCACTGTCCAAACTCATCCTTGCAGGTGTGCTTGAAGCAAGATAAGGCGGAACTCCTGATGTCACAAAAGCTTGAATAGAGTTAAAAGCAATAATTACAATAAATACAATGTTGGCAACTTTTCCTAAAAAAAGATTTTTTAACTCTTTTTCATACTCGTTATCTGCGCTTTTTTTCATAATTTCAGCGATATGCTTGCTATTTAAAATAAAAATCAAACCTAAAAATAGCAAAACACAAAAATTTACAACAATTACCCAAAATTGAGTATGGGCCCCTAAAATTTCAAGACCAAAACCTTGCTTTATATCCAAATATCCACCAAAAGTTCCATCTACAGTGTAATGTATAAATCCGTTAAACAGTCCCCAACAAGCCATAAATATTAAAGCTGCAAAATATGAGACTTTAAATCCATATCTAACGATAAGTAAGCCAATAAATGCGATAACTATCATCGTAATTCTCTCAGCCCAGCACATTATACAAGGACTATCACCCATACCAAAGCCAAGAATAATACAAGCAATTCCAACAGGTAGTGCCATAAGTAAAATTACAGCTACGCTCATTTGATTAAAAAATTTTTTCTCATAATCAAACATTTTTTAACTCCTAAAAATTTCCAATAGGCACAACAACCCAAGCATTAACATAAAACTCAAGCACCACAAGTATTAAGCATGCAACAAAACCACAAGCAACTGCTAGACGCTCCTTTTCTGGTTTAAAATAAATAATCAAAGATGCTATTAAAAGCAAGACTAATTGTAAGAATTCCATTTCTACTCCTTAAATGAGATTTAATTTATATTATTAATTATTCATTTAAAGTATAATATTATTTTTTATTTAAAATAAACTTAAAAAATAGTATTTATTTATAAAAAAATACTATTTTATTTAAATATACCGTTTAAAAAATATTATTTTATATAATTTTTTATATTTTTAAGTAAATTTTAATATTAAAATAAAAAAAGCAAATAAAAAATATAAATAGAAATTTATAGATTTTTGAAAAAAATTAATTTTTGGAGTTTTTATATAAGGTTTAAAAGATTAAATTTTACAATTTTCTTCTAGTGGATACGATGTAAGTCCATAATCTTTAGACTCTACATCCCAAAGGTCTAAATTTGCTTTTTTAGATAAGATGTATTCAAATCCTTTTTGTGTTAAATTTATACATATTTTAAAATCTTGTTTATTTATAAAAACTATGCTTTCAAAAAAGTGAGAAAAGCAAATCACTTCACTATCGTTTGTATCAAAATTTACCGATTTATTTAGTAAAAGTTCCATATTATTTAGCATTCTAAATAAAATATCACATGATTGAAATTTTCCAAAACGCTCAAAATAAGGTTTTAAATTTTCATTATTTAAAGTTATTTTTTTGCTTAAATTTTTGTTTAATTCTTGATTTATTATGCTAAACAGACAGATAAAGGCATTTTGATTTTGATAAATTTTGCCTTGTATATTTTCTAAAATCACAAACCCATCCTTTACCACATATTTTTCATTTTTGTAGTAGAAATTTAAGTTTGAAATTTCATCTTTGAATTTTTTCTTTCTGCTTAGTGGGATATAGTCCATTATTCTCATTTTATCAATTATTGCTTCTATTTTTGTGCCACCATTTAATTGATGTTGCATAAAATATCTTATAAAACTACCTTGTTCTTCACTAAAACTATTTAAATACTCAATTTTATCAAGGTAAGCACACTGGTATAAATTTAAAAATGTTGAGTTTAGTCTTATTTCTACTTCATCTGGTATATCTGCGTATTTTTGAGGCTTTGAAATACTTATATAATCTATAATACTCATCTCATCTTGGATTTTATCTTTAACAAAAATTGTTATTTTTACATCTTTTAGTTCATGAAATCTTTTTATTGTATCAACTGCTGTTTTTGTGATATTTGTTTTAAATTTTTTTACAAGATCTGATTTTTTAATCTTAAAAGTAAAATCGCCATTTTTAAGCTTATTTTGTGAAAATAAAATATAAAGGCAAGTCTCATAAATCACTAAATGAGAATATGTTAAAAATATATTTTCAACCATAATTGAATAATAACAGCGGGTTACATGATATTTTTTATTGTTATTTAGAAATTCATTGAAAATTTTGCCACTATTATTTGGATATAACTTAAAAATATCATAAGATTCTAAAAAAATATTTTCCATATATTTACTTTCAAAAATTTAATCATACTAAATTTTATCTTACTTAGTCTTAAATAGTGTTTTATGTAGTTATTTTTATAATAATTATGTTTTATTTGTGTATTTTAAAATCTTATAATTTTTTGCTATAAGATTTAGTAGTTTGATTGTAATATTAACAAAAAAGTTTATTCATTAAAAAGTCATCAAATTTAAAAAAATTAATTATCTAAATTTAAAATATAACTCATCTATGTTTTGATAAAGCAGGGCTTTAAAATTTTCTTTTTGATTCATTAATTCTGCTTTTAATTCAGTTTCAAATTCTTCTCTATTTAAGCTCTCATCGGCTTTTGATATAACATAATCAAAACCAAACCAAGTGGTTATAGCTAGCAAAGGAACGCAAACTACGCTAGCTGGACCACAAATAGCTCCACTTGTTCCGGCACTAAGACTAGCTCCACTTTTTAACGCTAACTTTGCTCCACTTTTTGCGGCGAGTTTTGCCCCAGTTTTGAGAGCAGTTATTCCGCCTAATGTTAAAACGGAATTTATTCCAAATTTTAATTCATAACTTTGCATATCTATAATAGATATAATTTTTGTCGTATCGTATTTTATGGCGTTTTCATTTGCAATATTGCTTATATCTTTTTTTAAATTATCTAAATTTAATAAAATTATATTTGTTATATTTTCATTTAAATTTACAGGAAAGCTACTTTTAATAATATCATAAAATTTATTTTTATAAAAAATTGATGCGTTTTTATCAATAGCACCATAATAAAGCTTTACATAATCACTATACCAAGCATATTCAAAATCAGCTATATTTGTAACAGCTTTATCTACGCTAAGCTCATAAATTTCATCTATATAAATGTCTATTGCATTTTTAGTATTTGTCAAATTTTGACTTATTGCACTATTTATTTTATTTTTTAAATTTAGTATGATTTGTTCGCTTTTAAGTTTATTTTCATAATTTTGATTTAAAAATGATGCTAGAAAAAATATCAAAACACCAAATGCCAAAACAAAAATAGTTTGTAAAAAGTATCCAAATTTAAAGCTATTTTTCTTATCTTTTTTTGTAAATAAAAACGAATAAATATGCATAATTGCCATAAAAAATACAAAATAATTAAAACTCAAAATGATTAAAACTATTATTTTCGCAAATTGTTTTTGTATTGTTGTGTATAAAAAATTTTGTATATTTTCTATGAAACTATTTACTGCTAATATTTCATTTATCAAAATGCATTGAGTATTCATTGTTTTTAGTATAAAAATTTCGGATAAATTTACATTTTTATACATCACAAAATTTATAAAAAATATCATAAAAACAATAGTTGAAATAGTGCTTGAAATATATATGATAACTTTTTTAAGGCTATAATTTGCCATCCTAAACTCACGCATTAGTTTTTTCATAACTATAAATTTGGTGATTATAAAAATCAAGGGCAGGGCAATAAAAATATACAAAAAAATATAATTATTTATATTTGAAAAGTTTATAATCAGTATAGTTGTAAAAAACAGAGCTTTTATAAAAGATGATACGCTATGGCTTAAATTTCCGCTTAAAAAAGGTTTTATTTTGCTGTTTTTTCTAAATATTGCGTAGTTTAAAAATCTTTTTTTGATAATATTATAAGAAAAAATTTCATAACCAAATACTAGTAAAAATAGGGTAAAATACAGCAAAAAGGCAATGCAATTTAATTCATCAAAAGTAAATACAAAAGATATTAGTGTAAAAAAGATTAAAATTTTAAGTGATGAGTTCATAGTAAATTTAAGCATCTCTATATTTAAGAGATGCTTAAAAAGGCGTGGTGGAATTACATCATACCACCCATACCGCCCATTCCACTCATACCACTCATATCAGGCATAGCTGGTTTGTCTTCTTTTATATCGCTAACTGTTGCTTCTGTTGTAAGAAGTAAACTTGCAACACTAACCGCATTTTGTAAAGCAACTCTAGCAACTTTTACAGGATCTATAATTCCTGCTTCAAACATATTTACATACTCGCCTTTTGCTGCATCAAAGCCGTAGTTTTCATCTTTATTTATCTCAACTGCATTTGCTACAACGCCAGCATCAAAACCAGCATTTTCTGCTATTTGTCTAAGTGGGGCACGAAGAGCTCTTTTTACTATATCAGCACCTATTGCTTCATCGCCGCTTAAATTTAGATTGATTTTTGATCCAGCTTTTATGATAGCTGCACCGCCACCAATTACTATACCTTCTTCAACGGCTGCTTTTGTTGCACTTAGTGCGTCATCAACGCGGTCTTTTTTCTCTTTCATCTCTGTTTCAGTTGCTGCACCAACTTTTATAACAGCAACACCACCGCTAAGTTTTGCTAATCTTTCTTGTAATTTTTCTCTATCATAATCGCTTGTTGTTTCAGCAATTTGAGCTTTTATTTGATTAATTCTTGCATCAATTGAAGCTTTTTCGCCTTTACCATTTACTATAGTTGTGTTGTCTTTGTCTATTACAACTCTATCAGCTTCACCAAGATCGCTAATGCCCGCACTTTCAAGTGTTCTTCCAAGCTCTTCGCTAACTACTTCTCCGCCTGTTAAGATAGCTATATCTTCAAGCATTGCTTTTCTTCTATCGCCAAAACCAGGAGCTTTTACGGCAGATATATTTAAAACACCTCTAAGTTTGTTTACAACTAGTGTAGCAAGTGCTTCACCCTCGATATCTTCAGCTATTATAAGAAGCGGTTTTCCTGATTTTTGAACTTGCTCTAAAACAGGTAGTAAATCTTTTAAATTTGTTATCTTTTTATCAAAAAGCAATATATATGGATTGCTTAGCTCAACTGTCATTTTTTCTGAGTTTGTAATGAAATACGGGCTTAAATATCCTCTATCAAATTGCATACCCTCAACAACATTTAGCTCATCATTGATTGATTTCGCTTCTTCAACTGTTATAACGCCATCTTTACCAACTTTTTCCATAGCATCAGCTATAAGTGATCCAACAGCCTCATCTGAATTTGCAGAAATTGTAGCAACTTGTGCTATCTCTTTTTTATCTTTTACTTTTTTTGACATATTTTTAAGCTCAGCTATGATTGCCTCAGCAACTTTGTCCATACCTCTTTTTACTTCGATTGGATTTGCACCAGCTGTTATATTTCTAAGACCTTCTTTGAATATAGAGTGAGCTAAAACTGTCGCAGTTGTTGTGCCATCTCCTGCTTGATCATTTGTTTTGTTTGCTACTTCTTTTACAAGACCTGCACCCATATTTTCTATAGTATCTTTTAGCTCTATCTCTTTTGCAACGCTAACGCCATCTTTTGTAATAGCTGGAGCGCCAAAGCTTTTTTGTATAAGCACATTTCTACCTCTTGGCCCCATTGTTACTTTAACTGCGTCATTAAGTTTTTTTACACCATCATAAAGTCTATTTCTTGCGTCATCTGAAAAAATTATCTCTTTTGCCATCTTTTTCTCCTTATTTTATAATACCTAAAACATCATCAATGCTTAAAACTAAATATTTTTTATCATCTAAAGTTATCTCGGTTCCGCCATATTTTGCGAATACAACTTTATCACCTTCTTCTACACCATCAACTTCTTTGCTAACAGCAATTACTTTTCCGCTTAAAGGTTTTTCTTTAGCATTATCGGGTATAATGATACCTGTAGCAGTTGTGTTTGTTTCTTCTACGCGTTCTATTAAAACACGTTTACCGAGTGGTTTGAATTTCATTTCGTTTCCTTTGTTAAAATAAATTTATTAGCACTCTTTTACTTTGAGTGATGAAATTATATGATAATTTTTGTGAAATGTCAATAGCTAAATAAAAAATTATCATATAATTTTAGTCATATACACTAAAGTTATATGATATAAATCATTAAATTAAAGGGTAAATATGAAAAAAATATTTTTGATTTTAGGTAGCGTTATCGCTTTGTTAATACTTCTAATTATGTTTTTATTTTCTAGCACAGGAAATAATATAATCAAACCATATGTTGAGAAAATGATAAAAGAAAAGAGCGGATATGATGTAAAATTTGAAACATTTAGGATCGGTTTTTCTGATTTAAATTTAAAAGGCGATATAAATAAAGAGATATTTTTAAATTTAAATGGACCTTATTCTATATTTTCAAGAAGTTTTGATGTTGAATATAAAGTAGATATAAAAAATTTAAAAAGCTTTGGACTTGAGCTTAATGAAAATATGAATTTATATGGTAAAGTAAGTGGAAATATAAATAATTTCAACGCAAATGCAAGTGGAAAATTTTTAGATAGTGATGTAAAAATAATGGCAAATATCATAGATATGAAGCCATATACTTTAAAAATAGATGCAAATGGATTAAATTTAGCCAAAGCCTTACCTCTTGCCAAACAGCCATTATATGCCTTTGGTAGTGTTGATATAAATGCAGATATTCAAAACGCACAAGGTAAAGCTACCATAAATGCAAAAGATATAAGATTGAACGAAAAAGTTTTTAAAAATGATTTAAATATATCTTTGCCTCAAAATACTATGCTAAGCGGCATTAGCGAGTTAAAAATGCAAGGCGAAACTATAAATGCTAAAACATATTTAAACTCAAATTTAAATTTAGAAGCAAGTGCTAAAAACACAACTATAAATTTAAAAACAAAACATATAGATAGTGATTTTGATATAAAATTAAATGATCTTTCCAAGCTTGAACCATTTACTAAACAAAAATTGATTGGAAATTTAGACATACTTGGTGCTATTAGTATAGAAGATAAAAAATTATCACTTTTTGATGCAAAAGTTTTAGGTTTAGATGGAGATATAAAAGCAAATGTAAAAGATGAAAATTTGCAAATCAAGCTTAAAGATGTTAGTTTGTCAAAAGTTTTAAAAATGCTAAATCAACCAAATTTATCTAGCGGAAAAATAAATGCAGACATAAGCTCAAATATAAGCTTTAACGATGTAAGCGGAGCTGCAAATATAAAAGAAGCTCTTTTAAATAAAACACAACTAGATAGCATAACTGGTAAAAATTTTCCAAACAATCTAACATATAATTTTGATATGAATTTTGATAAAAAAGATGACGCTATAAAAGCAAAAGCAAATTTAGATAGTAAAATTGCAAAATTTGATATAAAAAATACAACTATAAAAAATGGTGAAGTTAGCTCAGATTATACTTTAAATATTTCTGATTTAAATGAATTATCATTTTTAACAAATACAAAATTAAAAGGAAATTTTGTTGCAAATGGAAGTACAACTATACAAAATGGAAAATTTTTAACATCATTAACTTCAAATTTTCTTAATGGAAATTTAAAAATAGATATAAAAAATGACAATTTTAACAAAACTGGTTTTGACGCCTTGATACTAACTTCAAATTTTAAAAATTTTGATATGAAAAAACTAACAGATATGCTAGGATATAAACATATATATGATGGCATTGGAAATGCTAGTTTTAACTATGATTTAAACAAAGCTTATGGAAGCTTTTCTTTAGATATAAATGATGGTGCGATAGCTAGTAATGAGTTTATAAATATATTAAAAGCTTTAAGTCAAGGTAGTTTTGAAGCAGCTGTTTTTGATAAGACTGATGTAAACGGAACTATAAAAAGCAATATTGTAAATTTTGATGCATGGATTGGAAATAGCGGAAAAAGCGGTAAAAAAAGTAAAGGTTCATTTAATATAGATGATGGAAATATAAATTTAATTACATCTAAAATTTATATACCAGTAAGGGGAAATATAGAAAAAACAGATATATCTATAGATATAACAGGAACTACAAAAGAGCCTAAATATAATGTAAGTTCGCAGTATTTAAAGTCAAAATTCTCAAGAAAACTTAACAAGGGGTTAGATAAACTTTTTGGTACAAATAGTGTAGATACTAATAATACTACAAATTTAGATCAAAATGCCTCATCAAAAGATGTGGCAAAAGATGCGATTAAAGGTATTTTAAAAGGGCTATTTTAGTTCTTTATCTAATAATTTAATTTTATCTAGAGCCAAATTTGCCGAGTGCAAGGCATTTTTACTAAGTCCTTCTTTAAAGTCTAAAACATTTTCAAGAAGGACTGAAATACCTAAAAATATAGTTTTTAAGCATATTGTTCTAAGATAGCTCAGTAAAACTGGAGCAGGCAGATTATGCGTTGAATATATATATGTTTTTTCATCGCTAATATCTAAAAATTCGCTTACACCTTCTTTAAAACCACTCATAGCATCAGCTACTACTAAAATATCTGGAGCGAAATTTCTAATAGCTTCAAACTCATTTTCTGGCACATCTTCGCCATAAAATACTTTCCAATCTTTTAGTTCTTTTTCTACTAATTTTCCTAAATATAAAGCTATTCCATCATCACCTCTTAGGCTATTTCCTATGCATAAAAGTGCTTTTTTCATATAAAACCTTATTTTAAATTTAGAAGTAAGTTTATCTAAAAAACTAAAAAATAGTTTTAAATTATAAATTATTTTAATAAAATATTAAATTTTTAATAGTATATTTTCACGAAATTTTTAAATAAGGATATAAATAATGAAAAATATGGGAGAACCAAAAATAAAAATAGTTGCAATGCCAAGCGATACGAATCCAGCTGGAAATATATTTGGCGGATGGATTATGTCTCAGATAGATTTAGCTGGAGCTATAGCAGCAAGAGAGTTGGCACCTGAGAGAGTTGTTACTATTTCTATGAAAGAAGCTGTTTTTAATGAGCCTGTTTATATAGGCGATATCGTTAGTTGCTATGCAAAAGTAGTTAGTGTCGGTAGAACTTCTATAACAACAGTTGTAAAAGTAGTTGTTCAAAGATTAACTAAAGAAAATACAACAATTTGCGTTCCAGTAACTACGGCAGAAGTTGTATATGTAAGTGTAAATAAGGCTGGCGAGAAAAAACCTATAGACGATGATTTAAAAAGACTTCACGGATTTTAAAAGCTATCCCAAAAAGAGATAGCTTTGAGTTTATTTAATTTCTATTTTTTTACTTTGAGATGTAATTTCAGCTTTTGGCAAGAAAATCTCTAGCACACCATCTTCTTGTTTTGCTTGAATGTTGGCAGTATCTATATCTTTTGATATACTAAAACTTCTTTCAAATTTACCAAAAAAACTCTCTGTTTTGTGATATTTTTCATCTTTTTGTTCGCTTTTAAATTTTCTTTCGCCAGATATTTTCAAAATACCATCATTTAATTCTATATTTACATCTTCTTTTTTAATTCCAGGAAGATCAACTTCTATGTTATAACCTTTTTCATCTTCTCTTAAATTTACCATAGGTTTGAAGTTTTCACTTCTATTTACCATAGAAAAAAATCCATCTTCAAACGGATTTAAACTAAACAACGGGCTGTAATTTGTAACTTTCATTTTATTCTCCTTTATTTTATTTATTTAATTAAGTTGAGCGTATTATACTAAATATTTTTATATTTGTCAAGTATTTTTTAGCACTTTATATATATAAGTGCTAAAAAATAGTATAAATTATCCTTTTTATCAATTATTTATCAAAATTTAAATATGATTACAAATTATTTTATAAAAGGAAAATTATGATAGATCAAATTTTTAGAGAATACGATATAAGAGGCGTATTTAATGATGATTTAAATGAGAGCTGTGTTAAGTTAATAGGGTTAAAACTCGGTAAAATCATGCAAGAAAAAGGTGTAAAAACGCTAAGTATAGGATATGATGCAAGACTTAGCAGAAATGATCTTTTTTCTTGGCTTGTTAGCGGGCTTAAAAAAAATGATATAAAAATTTTTGATATAGGAATGGCTCCAACACCTGTTGGTTATTTTAGCGTTTTTAGTGAAAAATTTGATGCAAATATTATGATAACAGGATCTCATAATCCAAAAGAATACAATGGATTTAAGATTACAATTTTTAAAGATAGTTATTTTGGCAAAGATTTGCAATATCTTAAAAACTTGGTAATCGATGCTTTAAATCAAAATTTAGATAAAGATATAAAAATAGATGCAAATATAGAAAAATACGATATTTTAAGTGAATATATAAATTTCTTTGTAAAAGAATTTTCTCATTTAAAAGACTTTAAAATTCCTTTTGTGGCCGATTGTGCAAATGGAGCTGCCGGTATAACTCTTGGTGAAATTTGTAAAAGATTAAATTTAAACTCAACTATTCTTTATGAAAAACCAGATGGAAATTTCCCAAATCACCATCCAGATCCAACTATACAAGAAAATTTAAAAGATGTAAAAAAATATATGTCAGAAAATAACTTAAATTTAGGTATAGCTTTCGATGGAGATGCTGATAGAGTTGCAGTTTTAACGCCAATTAGAGATATCAAAGGAGATGAGCTTGCTTGTCTTTTTACTCTAAATATGAAAAATCCAAGAGTTTTAGGAGAGGTAAAATGCTCTAAGATTATGTTTGATTATATAGACAAAATAGGCAAAAGCTTCATAGGAAAAACTGGGCATAGTAACATAAAAAAAGCTATGAAAGAGCTAAACATAGATTTAGCAGCCGAAGTTAGCGGGCATATATTTTTCAAAGAGAGATATTTTGGTTTTGATGATGCAATGTATGCTATGATGAGGGTTTTAGAACTTGTTTATCTTGGGTATAATTTAGATGATGAACTTGATAAACTACCAAAACTTTATAGTACAGATGAAATAAAAGTAAAAACAAGCGAAGAGAATAAATTTAAAATCATAGAAATTTTAAAAGATAAAATAAAAAGTGGCTTAAAAGATCTTCCGCCGATAAAAGAACTTATAGAAATAGATGGCATAAGAGTTCATTTTGATGAAGGCTGGGCGTTAGTAAGAGCGTCAAATACCACTCCTGTTTTAGTTACTAGATTTGAAGCAAACTCAAAAGAGTTTTTAGAAAAAATGCAAAAAATATTTAGTTTAGTTTTAGATGATATAAAATCTAGTTTATAAATTTAGTTTAGTAAATTTGGATAAGTTTTGTTAGATAAAGTTTTAGAAATTTTAAAAACATCAAATCTGTTTTTAACGGGTGGTGGTGGTGTTGGAAAGAGTTATTTGGTTTTAGAAATTATAAAACATTATCAAAAAAACTCAAAAAAAGTTATAGTACTTGGAAGCACCGGTATAAGTGCAGTTGGCATAGGTGGAGTTACTCTTCATAGTTTTTTTAAGATAGGAATTTGTTCAAATTATGAAGAGTTAAAAATTTATGATAAGAAAAATAAACAGAAATTAAAAGAATTAAATGAAATTTTAAAGAGTTGTGATCTTATAGTTATAGATGAAATTTCTATGGTTTCAGCCGATATTATGGAACTTATTTATTATCGCATTGCAAATAGCGAATTTAATGGTAAGTTTATATTAGTTGGAGATTTTTATCAACTTCCGCCAGTGAAAAAGCAATCATTAAATACCCTTTTTGATTTAACTTACGCTTTTTCATCCAATGCTTGGAATAATTTAAATTTAGTAAATATCGAACTTTGTGGCTCAAAAAGA is a window encoding:
- the groL gene encoding chaperonin GroEL (60 kDa chaperone family; promotes refolding of misfolded polypeptides especially under stressful conditions; forms two stacked rings of heptamers to form a barrel-shaped 14mer; ends can be capped by GroES; misfolded proteins enter the barrel where they are refolded when GroES binds), which encodes MAKEIIFSDDARNRLYDGVKKLNDAVKVTMGPRGRNVLIQKSFGAPAITKDGVSVAKEIELKDTIENMGAGLVKEVANKTNDQAGDGTTTATVLAHSIFKEGLRNITAGANPIEVKRGMDKVAEAIIAELKNMSKKVKDKKEIAQVATISANSDEAVGSLIADAMEKVGKDGVITVEEAKSINDELNVVEGMQFDRGYLSPYFITNSEKMTVELSNPYILLFDKKITNLKDLLPVLEQVQKSGKPLLIIAEDIEGEALATLVVNKLRGVLNISAVKAPGFGDRRKAMLEDIAILTGGEVVSEELGRTLESAGISDLGEADRVVIDKDNTTIVNGKGEKASIDARINQIKAQIAETTSDYDREKLQERLAKLSGGVAVIKVGAATETEMKEKKDRVDDALSATKAAVEEGIVIGGGAAIIKAGSKINLNLSGDEAIGADIVKRALRAPLRQIAENAGFDAGVVANAVEINKDENYGFDAAKGEYVNMFEAGIIDPVKVARVALQNAVSVASLLLTTEATVSDIKEDKPAMPDMSGMSGMGGMGGMM
- a CDS encoding disulfide bond formation protein B gives rise to the protein MFDYEKKFFNQMSVAVILLMALPVGIACIILGFGMGDSPCIMCWAERITMIVIAFIGLLIVRYGFKVSYFAALIFMACWGLFNGFIHYTVDGTFGGYLDIKQGFGLEILGAHTQFWVIVVNFCVLLFLGLIFILNSKHIAEIMKKSADNEYEKELKNLFLGKVANIVFIVIIAFNSIQAFVTSGVPPYLASSTPARMSLDSDKWFWEKDHWESTFDFRFDWNPELPDLPE
- a CDS encoding phosphomannomutase/phosphoglucomutase, producing MIDQIFREYDIRGVFNDDLNESCVKLIGLKLGKIMQEKGVKTLSIGYDARLSRNDLFSWLVSGLKKNDIKIFDIGMAPTPVGYFSVFSEKFDANIMITGSHNPKEYNGFKITIFKDSYFGKDLQYLKNLVIDALNQNLDKDIKIDANIEKYDILSEYINFFVKEFSHLKDFKIPFVADCANGAAGITLGEICKRLNLNSTILYEKPDGNFPNHHPDPTIQENLKDVKKYMSENNLNLGIAFDGDADRVAVLTPIRDIKGDELACLFTLNMKNPRVLGEVKCSKIMFDYIDKIGKSFIGKTGHSNIKKAMKELNIDLAAEVSGHIFFKERYFGFDDAMYAMMRVLELVYLGYNLDDELDKLPKLYSTDEIKVKTSEENKFKIIEILKDKIKSGLKDLPPIKELIEIDGIRVHFDEGWALVRASNTTPVLVTRFEANSKEFLEKMQKIFSLVLDDIKSSL
- a CDS encoding acyl-CoA thioesterase — its product is MKNMGEPKIKIVAMPSDTNPAGNIFGGWIMSQIDLAGAIAARELAPERVVTISMKEAVFNEPVYIGDIVSCYAKVVSVGRTSITTVVKVVVQRLTKENTTICVPVTTAEVVYVSVNKAGEKKPIDDDLKRLHGF
- a CDS encoding Hsp20/alpha crystallin family protein, which produces MKVTNYSPLFSLNPFEDGFFSMVNRSENFKPMVNLREDEKGYNIEVDLPGIKKEDVNIELNDGILKISGERKFKSEQKDEKYHKTESFFGKFERSFSISKDIDTANIQAKQEDGVLEIFLPKAEITSQSKKIEIK
- a CDS encoding hydrogenase maturation protease, with protein sequence MKKALLCIGNSLRGDDGIALYLGKLVEKELKDWKVFYGEDVPENEFEAIRNFAPDILVVADAMSGFKEGVSEFLDISDEKTYIYSTHNLPAPVLLSYLRTICLKTIFLGISVLLENVLDFKEGLSKNALHSANLALDKIKLLDKELK
- the groES gene encoding co-chaperone GroES; the encoded protein is MKFKPLGKRVLIERVEETNTTATGIIIPDNAKEKPLSGKVIAVSKEVDGVEEGDKVVFAKYGGTEITLDDKKYLVLSIDDVLGIIK